One region of Halomicrobium sp. LC1Hm genomic DNA includes:
- a CDS encoding DsbA family protein, producing MDDLTRRRLLGGTAGLVAGTAGCVGGDANTDTDATPADRELMTSGSSDVDFDHPSTTGINDQPTLGDRGRQGVIVAFEDPSCPSCRRFNQNTFPQIESELLAPGDVAYVFRGYPVVYEWGGPATRALEATFARDPAAVWDLKAHYFDQQGQFSTDNVLDRTRSYLDDATDVDGSAVVTEVSEDAAAEAVQTDYDAGQAAGASGTPTFYLFRDGEYQTTVSGAQDFTVFENVLLG from the coding sequence ATGGACGATCTGACGCGGCGGCGGCTGCTCGGTGGGACCGCCGGACTGGTGGCCGGGACGGCGGGCTGTGTCGGCGGTGACGCCAACACGGACACCGACGCCACTCCGGCCGACCGGGAGCTGATGACCAGCGGGAGCAGCGACGTGGACTTCGATCACCCGTCGACGACGGGGATCAACGACCAGCCGACGCTCGGGGACCGGGGTCGGCAGGGGGTCATCGTCGCCTTCGAGGACCCCTCTTGTCCGAGCTGCCGGCGGTTCAATCAGAACACGTTTCCACAGATCGAGTCCGAACTGCTCGCGCCCGGCGACGTGGCCTACGTCTTCCGGGGGTATCCCGTCGTCTACGAGTGGGGTGGCCCGGCGACTCGGGCGCTGGAGGCGACCTTCGCCCGCGATCCGGCGGCCGTCTGGGACCTGAAGGCACACTACTTCGACCAGCAGGGGCAGTTCTCGACGGACAACGTCCTCGATCGCACCCGCTCGTACCTCGACGACGCGACCGACGTGGACGGATCGGCGGTCGTCACGGAGGTGAGCGAAGACGCCGCCGCCGAGGCGGTCCAGACCGACTACGACGCCGGACAGGCCGCTGGCGCGTCGGGGACGCCGACGTTCTACCTGTTCCGAGACGGCGAGTACCAGACGACGGTCAGCGGAGCCCAGGACTTCACGGTCTTCGAGAACGTCCTGCTGGGATGA
- a CDS encoding DUF6653 family protein has translation MSDSRAERARAAFWRRHANPKSGWSRVPTGPVIVYAIYRRDWRLLAAALVWTVLNPVLFSPPETDDAWMTRAVLAERWWIDDEQRPTIGMAYPNVCNAVGAAAFGYALYAAWRRRPTAAAAATALGVALKCWWLGVLVRRYDARATRESSDRPSTGTADGLRRPRDSR, from the coding sequence ATGAGCGACTCACGAGCAGAGCGTGCGCGGGCCGCGTTCTGGCGTCGCCACGCGAACCCCAAGAGCGGCTGGTCGCGCGTTCCCACTGGCCCCGTGATCGTGTACGCGATCTACCGGCGCGACTGGCGACTGCTCGCGGCGGCGCTCGTCTGGACGGTGCTCAACCCGGTCCTGTTCTCGCCGCCCGAGACCGACGACGCCTGGATGACCCGTGCGGTCCTCGCCGAACGGTGGTGGATCGACGACGAGCAGCGCCCGACGATCGGGATGGCCTACCCCAACGTGTGCAACGCCGTCGGTGCCGCGGCCTTTGGGTACGCGCTGTACGCCGCGTGGCGACGCCGCCCGACGGCGGCCGCGGCCGCGACGGCGCTGGGCGTCGCGCTGAAGTGCTGGTGGCTCGGCGTGCTGGTGCGACGCTACGACGCGCGAGCGACCCGCGAGTCGTCGGACCGTCCCTCGACTGGCACTGCCGACGGGCTCAGGCGTCCACGGGACAGCCGTTGA
- a CDS encoding ATP-dependent DNA helicase translates to MGDSAADERGWEEYFAFDEPYANQGDAIERAIEAGQARGYLAMEGPCGTGKTMAALTAGAHLLDAGHYERIVVVTPVKQQLQQFVTDLRAMNAGLDEPLRGISLVGKRDLCPYGREGVFPEDSSVHDRCEDLRENTARLVEAEGDGTDHAPASAAIEAELGDDEQWWDPQIASDLAAAARPDASDQQRLGEGTLGTAGADSPYRPSQPAAPDEIAESDDPPLYCPFEADWYARNTGSPIDFGVGEHSVVTAEEYLPASVEYGTCPHRAMSVLLEAADVVIGNYNHLFDPQTRPLLASILDEDTFVVVDEAHRLEERVRDLLSDRVGRQTLTQASNDLNFLLQRARQTDDHRQQVEEVLAAREVPLAAVEQAQQFYDDVLDWLDDRVRSYLDGEFEGWRTDPDQLPQRDHEIPLRDPETVEPDALTEWAQREGYDGGLWRSLPKIGAAVEEAIDTLGLARTPVCAAVGTIAGQWWERDHAGFLREIELEHAPADERHVDADYEVAYTAGLLCYNCMPSTALRNVFDDLGGGVLMSATLEPLDVFQHVSGLSFLRDGGPDRDPRFVKAATYGLTFPPDNRASYLVDCRPFTARNRGEPASMRPLGDAWNPTRDEYAHALRALARSPGNVLVAMPNYREAAWAGAYLDDAVDKPVLVDESSSNDATNRLKQRFYDGPGKVLVTSARGTLTEGVDYDGEKLSTCAVVGIPLVNIGSPRVRGVKRAYGDAFGDDVAFEYALTVPAVRRARQAIGRVIRGAEEVGVRAFVGRRYCPEARHSVYEFLPENEREEFTQLTPEFLADQLDRFWDRP, encoded by the coding sequence ATGGGAGACTCGGCGGCCGACGAGCGTGGCTGGGAGGAGTACTTCGCGTTCGACGAGCCGTACGCGAACCAGGGCGACGCCATCGAGCGCGCGATCGAGGCCGGCCAGGCGCGGGGCTACCTCGCGATGGAGGGCCCCTGTGGCACCGGCAAGACGATGGCGGCCCTGACGGCCGGCGCACACCTGCTCGACGCCGGCCACTACGAGCGGATCGTCGTCGTGACGCCGGTCAAACAGCAACTCCAGCAGTTCGTCACCGACCTGCGCGCGATGAACGCCGGACTGGACGAGCCACTGCGTGGCATCTCGCTGGTCGGCAAGCGCGACCTCTGTCCGTACGGGCGCGAAGGTGTCTTCCCCGAGGACAGCTCCGTCCACGACCGCTGTGAAGACCTGCGCGAGAACACGGCACGGCTCGTCGAGGCCGAGGGCGACGGCACCGACCACGCGCCGGCCAGCGCCGCCATCGAGGCGGAACTGGGTGACGACGAGCAGTGGTGGGACCCACAGATCGCCAGCGACCTCGCGGCGGCGGCCCGACCGGACGCCAGCGACCAGCAGCGCCTCGGCGAGGGCACCCTGGGGACCGCCGGTGCCGACTCCCCGTACCGCCCCAGCCAGCCCGCCGCGCCCGATGAGATCGCCGAGAGCGACGACCCGCCGCTGTACTGTCCGTTCGAGGCCGACTGGTACGCCCGCAACACCGGCTCGCCGATCGACTTCGGCGTCGGGGAACACAGCGTCGTCACGGCCGAGGAGTACCTCCCCGCGTCGGTGGAGTACGGGACCTGTCCACACCGCGCGATGAGCGTCCTGCTGGAGGCTGCCGACGTGGTGATCGGCAACTACAACCACCTGTTCGACCCACAGACCCGTCCGCTGCTCGCCTCGATCCTCGACGAGGACACGTTCGTGGTCGTCGACGAGGCCCACCGGCTCGAAGAGCGCGTCCGGGACCTGCTCTCGGATCGCGTCGGGAGACAGACGCTCACACAGGCCAGCAACGACCTCAACTTCCTGCTCCAGCGGGCTCGCCAGACCGACGACCACCGACAGCAAGTCGAGGAGGTGCTCGCCGCACGCGAGGTCCCGCTGGCGGCCGTCGAGCAGGCCCAGCAGTTCTACGACGACGTGCTCGACTGGCTCGACGACCGGGTTCGGTCCTACCTCGACGGCGAGTTCGAGGGGTGGCGCACCGACCCCGACCAGCTCCCCCAGCGCGACCACGAGATTCCGCTGCGAGATCCGGAGACCGTCGAACCGGACGCCCTGACCGAGTGGGCCCAGCGCGAGGGGTACGACGGCGGTCTGTGGCGCTCGCTCCCGAAGATCGGCGCGGCGGTCGAAGAGGCCATCGACACGCTGGGGCTCGCACGGACGCCGGTCTGTGCGGCCGTCGGGACGATCGCGGGCCAGTGGTGGGAGCGCGACCACGCCGGCTTCCTCCGCGAGATCGAACTGGAACACGCACCCGCCGACGAGCGCCACGTCGACGCCGACTACGAAGTCGCGTACACCGCCGGGCTGCTGTGTTACAACTGCATGCCCTCGACGGCGCTTCGCAACGTCTTCGACGACCTGGGCGGGGGCGTCCTGATGAGTGCGACGCTCGAACCGCTGGACGTGTTTCAGCACGTCTCCGGGCTCTCTTTCCTCCGTGACGGCGGCCCGGACCGGGACCCTCGCTTCGTCAAGGCCGCGACCTACGGGCTGACCTTTCCCCCGGACAATCGCGCGTCGTATCTCGTGGATTGTCGTCCCTTCACGGCCCGCAACCGCGGCGAGCCCGCGTCGATGCGACCGCTTGGCGATGCCTGGAACCCGACCCGCGACGAGTACGCTCACGCCTTGCGAGCCCTGGCGCGCTCGCCGGGCAACGTCCTCGTGGCGATGCCGAACTACCGGGAGGCCGCGTGGGCCGGCGCGTACCTCGACGACGCCGTCGACAAGCCGGTCCTCGTCGACGAGTCGTCCAGCAACGACGCGACGAACCGCCTCAAGCAGCGCTTCTACGACGGGCCGGGCAAGGTGCTCGTCACCAGCGCACGGGGCACGCTCACCGAGGGGGTCGACTACGACGGCGAGAAGCTCTCGACCTGTGCCGTCGTCGGCATCCCACTGGTCAACATCGGCTCGCCGCGGGTCCGGGGTGTCAAGCGGGCCTACGGCGACGCCTTCGGCGACGACGTGGCCTTCGAGTACGCCCTGACCGTGCCCGCGGTCCGGCGCGCCCGCCAGGCCATCGGACGGGTGATCCGCGGGGCCGAGGAGGTCGGCGTCCGGGCGTTCGTCGGCCGGCGCTACTGTCCCGAGGCACGCCACTCCGTCTACGAGTTCCTGCCGGAGAACGAACGCGAGGAGTTCACGCAGCTGACCCCGGAGTTCCTGGCCGACCAGCTCGACCGCTTCTGGGACCGCCCGTAG
- a CDS encoding PAS domain S-box protein, with amino-acid sequence MGQQRAGGGENGDAVDGRIDVLCIGDRSSSGAISEAAADADAPISVAWTTDRRRIRTVAEARTIDCVVIDGSLSEHTHEQVRQIETLPVVLYTETDPANVSDKLLDVVDTLVDRGDPDDTAPFLIEKVVGLVSEREEKSEYALAQALARVDDDAACEGYQFLVEPDGTICWASEPFEAVFPLDAAADSGGFYERLVALLGDRPSAIRTVTRAQRGVDATSETVVEVPADDETRHFSHSAHELPDSVGSLRLEVFRDVTPQVQREARLELLDLLVEQAQDGLYTLDENGVIDFCNESFAEMLGYERTEIIGRHASKTLAEGELEKGQRTLRHLERTDEESATVDMTFLDRAGTRLEVSIHYTLLPSEDGSYAGLMGVVRDITERKERERALEQYQTLVESAGDPMYVLDAEGRIELLNEPMASFFGREKDAVVGERINELLPEAGGERGDRALKSILGDESRTFESFESWLADANGTQRLYEVTVGVIEDDEEFVGSVGTLRDITERERRREELDLLRQVFARVLRHNLRSELSIIMGNTEVVMEELEGPSRELAETVLERGRRLEETARKARAIESVLDSEAGRTTQRVEQVVDRAVTAVEDEHPDAVIETDGSPSLSVRAHPNLVVAVENLVDNAVEHGETLATCDARVEVESDRDGVSLSVVDGGPGLPECECKALNQESETPLEHGSGLGLWLVNWIVERSGGALGFDHTDGRTTVTIELDGDPESGPD; translated from the coding sequence ATGGGACAGCAGCGAGCCGGGGGAGGGGAGAACGGAGACGCCGTCGACGGACGGATCGACGTGCTGTGTATCGGGGACAGATCGTCGTCCGGAGCGATCAGCGAAGCGGCCGCAGACGCCGACGCCCCGATCTCGGTCGCGTGGACGACCGACCGTCGACGGATCCGGACGGTCGCCGAAGCCAGAACCATCGACTGCGTCGTGATCGACGGCTCGCTGAGCGAGCACACCCACGAACAGGTGCGCCAGATCGAGACGTTACCCGTCGTCCTCTACACCGAGACGGACCCGGCGAACGTGTCCGACAAACTGCTCGACGTCGTCGACACGCTGGTCGACAGGGGCGACCCGGACGACACCGCCCCGTTCCTGATCGAGAAGGTCGTCGGACTCGTCAGCGAGCGAGAAGAGAAGAGCGAGTACGCGCTGGCACAGGCGCTCGCGCGGGTCGACGACGACGCCGCCTGCGAGGGGTACCAGTTCCTCGTCGAGCCCGACGGAACGATCTGCTGGGCCAGCGAACCGTTCGAGGCGGTCTTCCCCCTCGACGCCGCGGCGGACTCGGGTGGCTTCTACGAGCGGCTCGTGGCGTTGCTGGGGGACAGACCGAGCGCCATACGGACCGTGACCAGAGCCCAGCGAGGGGTCGACGCGACCAGCGAGACCGTCGTGGAAGTGCCGGCAGACGACGAGACGCGCCACTTCAGCCACTCGGCACACGAGCTACCAGACAGCGTCGGCTCGTTGCGCCTCGAAGTGTTTCGCGACGTGACGCCACAGGTACAGCGCGAGGCGCGACTGGAGCTGCTGGACCTGCTGGTCGAGCAGGCACAGGACGGGCTCTACACGCTGGACGAGAACGGCGTGATTGACTTCTGCAACGAGTCGTTCGCCGAGATGCTGGGCTACGAGCGGACCGAGATCATCGGCCGGCACGCCTCGAAGACGCTGGCGGAGGGCGAGCTAGAGAAGGGCCAGCGGACGCTGCGCCACCTCGAACGCACCGACGAGGAGAGCGCCACCGTCGACATGACCTTCCTCGACCGGGCGGGCACCCGCCTGGAGGTGTCGATCCACTACACGCTGTTGCCGTCCGAAGACGGGAGTTACGCCGGGCTGATGGGTGTTGTCCGAGACATCACGGAACGCAAGGAGCGCGAGCGGGCACTGGAACAGTACCAGACGCTCGTCGAGAGCGCCGGTGATCCGATGTACGTCCTCGACGCCGAGGGCCGGATCGAACTGCTCAACGAACCGATGGCGTCGTTCTTCGGCCGAGAGAAAGACGCCGTCGTCGGCGAGCGGATCAACGAACTGCTCCCGGAGGCCGGCGGCGAGCGCGGCGACAGGGCACTCAAATCGATTCTCGGCGACGAGAGTCGTACCTTCGAGAGCTTCGAGAGCTGGCTGGCCGACGCCAACGGGACCCAGCGTCTCTACGAGGTGACCGTCGGCGTGATCGAAGACGACGAGGAGTTCGTCGGCTCGGTCGGCACGCTCCGGGACATCACCGAACGCGAGCGTCGCCGCGAGGAGCTGGATCTCCTGCGACAGGTCTTCGCTCGCGTGTTGCGACACAACCTCCGCTCGGAGCTGTCGATCATCATGGGCAACACCGAGGTCGTGATGGAGGAACTGGAAGGGCCGAGTCGGGAGCTGGCCGAGACGGTGCTGGAACGGGGCAGACGGCTCGAAGAGACCGCGAGGAAAGCCAGAGCGATCGAGTCGGTGCTCGACAGCGAGGCGGGCCGGACGACCCAGCGCGTCGAGCAGGTCGTCGACCGCGCCGTCACGGCCGTCGAAGACGAGCACCCCGATGCGGTCATCGAGACCGACGGGTCGCCGTCACTGTCGGTGCGTGCCCACCCGAACCTGGTCGTCGCCGTCGAGAACCTCGTGGACAACGCCGTCGAGCACGGCGAGACGCTGGCGACGTGTGATGCCCGCGTCGAGGTCGAGAGCGACCGGGACGGCGTCTCGCTGTCGGTGGTCGACGGCGGACCCGGCCTGCCGGAGTGTGAGTGCAAGGCACTGAACCAGGAGTCAGAGACGCCACTGGAACACGGGAGCGGACTGGGCCTGTGGCTGGTCAACTGGATCGTCGAGCGCTCCGGCGGGGCGCTGGGCTTCGACCACACCGACGGCCGGACGACCGTGACGATCGAGCTTGACGGCGATCCCGAGAGCGGCCCCGACTGA